The proteins below are encoded in one region of Chloroflexota bacterium:
- a CDS encoding glycosyltransferase encodes MDQSSTNSTINRIAFIGNYLPRQCGIATFTTDLCESFAAEYAGTTCIALPVNDIESGYAYPARVRFELTEKDIDSYHRAADFLNINNVDLVCLQHEYGIFGGSAGSHILALLRELRMPIVTTLHTILRNPDADQRRVLEQVAALSDRLVVMSQRGVEFLQEVYRVSPEKIDLIPHGIPDVPFVDPSFHKDLFGVEGKIVLLSFGLLSANKGIENVIAALPAIVERYPNVVYLILGATHPHVIRNEGETYRLSLQWLTHEKGVESHVIFYNRFVSLEELVQFISAADIYITPYHDAAQITSGTLAYTLGAGKAVISTPYWYAEEMLGEERGALVPFRDPPALAEQVIDLLDNESKRHAMRKRAYLFGREMVWSNVAHRYMASFKRARAERRHFTPPGFPAKALDRHLGELPPLVLDHLRHMTDETGMLQHAIFTVPNYREGYTTDDNARALMVSALLEELGNGEACELASRYLAFIWFAFNPKIGRFRNFMDYQRHWLEDGGSDDSHGRALWALGTVMGRSNTPALQSMAGRVFEQALPAILDTTSPRAWAFALIGIHEYLRRFSGDRKASQVREELAERLMSLYQHHRSDEWRWYEDGLSYCNAALPHALLMCGQWMPNDAMTKAGLESLRWLGDLQRADGEGGHFVPIGSNGFYQRGGERARFDQQPVEAQAMVSACLEAYRLTGDTRWRNEARRGFEWFLGRNDLNLPIYDPTTGGCRDGLHPDRANENQGAESTLAFLQSLLELRLAENTLLAVEART; translated from the coding sequence ATGGACCAAAGTTCGACCAATTCGACGATCAACCGCATTGCGTTTATCGGCAACTACTTGCCACGCCAATGCGGCATTGCGACATTCACCACCGATTTGTGTGAATCGTTTGCGGCGGAATATGCGGGCACAACCTGTATTGCTTTGCCGGTCAACGATATTGAATCTGGGTATGCTTATCCGGCGCGCGTTCGATTCGAACTGACCGAAAAAGACATTGACTCGTACCATCGCGCCGCGGATTTTTTGAATATCAACAATGTTGACCTTGTCTGCTTGCAGCACGAGTACGGCATCTTCGGCGGAAGCGCGGGCAGTCACATTCTTGCGCTCTTGCGCGAATTGCGGATGCCCATCGTCACCACTTTGCACACCATTCTACGGAACCCCGACGCGGATCAGCGTCGTGTCTTGGAACAAGTCGCCGCGTTGTCGGATCGCCTAGTCGTGATGAGCCAACGCGGCGTGGAATTTTTGCAGGAGGTCTATCGCGTGTCGCCGGAGAAAATTGATCTGATCCCCCATGGCATTCCCGATGTGCCATTTGTAGATCCAAGCTTTCACAAAGACTTGTTCGGCGTCGAGGGCAAAATCGTCCTGCTCAGTTTTGGATTGCTCTCCGCGAACAAAGGAATCGAAAACGTCATTGCCGCGTTGCCCGCGATTGTCGAACGTTATCCGAACGTCGTGTACCTCATTCTCGGTGCGACGCATCCTCACGTCATTCGAAACGAAGGCGAGACGTATCGTTTGTCCTTGCAATGGCTGACGCACGAGAAAGGCGTGGAAAGTCACGTGATCTTTTACAACCGCTTTGTGAGTTTGGAGGAACTCGTTCAATTTATCAGTGCGGCGGATATTTATATTACGCCGTACCACGACGCGGCGCAGATCACATCGGGCACTTTGGCTTACACACTTGGCGCGGGCAAAGCCGTCATTTCGACGCCGTATTGGTACGCGGAGGAGATGCTCGGCGAGGAACGCGGCGCACTCGTGCCATTTCGTGATCCGCCGGCGTTGGCGGAGCAAGTGATTGACTTGCTGGACAACGAGTCCAAGCGGCACGCAATGCGCAAGCGCGCGTATCTGTTTGGGCGCGAGATGGTTTGGTCGAATGTGGCGCATCGTTACATGGCAAGTTTCAAACGCGCGCGCGCCGAACGTCGCCATTTCACTCCGCCGGGTTTTCCGGCGAAGGCGCTCGACAGACATCTGGGTGAACTCCCGCCGCTTGTGCTCGATCACTTGCGGCACATGACCGATGAAACGGGGATGTTGCAACACGCCATTTTTACGGTGCCCAATTATCGCGAGGGTTACACGACCGACGACAATGCGCGCGCGTTGATGGTAAGCGCGCTTTTGGAAGAGCTAGGCAACGGCGAGGCGTGCGAACTGGCTTCGCGTTATCTTGCTTTCATTTGGTTCGCCTTCAATCCCAAGATTGGACGGTTTCGCAATTTCATGGATTACCAGCGACACTGGTTGGAAGACGGTGGTTCGGACGATAGCCACGGTCGCGCCTTGTGGGCATTGGGCACTGTCATGGGGCGCTCGAATACGCCGGCGCTACAGAGCATGGCGGGACGAGTATTCGAGCAAGCGTTGCCGGCGATTCTCGACACGACCAGCCCACGTGCCTGGGCATTCGCGCTCATCGGTATCCACGAATATCTTCGGCGATTTTCCGGTGATCGCAAGGCGAGCCAGGTGCGCGAGGAATTGGCGGAACGATTAATGTCGTTGTATCAACACCATCGTTCAGATGAATGGCGCTGGTACGAAGATGGGTTGAGCTATTGCAACGCCGCGTTGCCACACGCATTGCTGATGTGCGGTCAGTGGATGCCGAATGACGCGATGACTAAAGCCGGACTCGAGTCGCTCCGTTGGCTTGGCGACTTGCAACGCGCGGATGGCGAGGGTGGACATTTTGTCCCGATTGGCTCTAACGGATTTTATCAACGCGGCGGCGAGCGCGCCCGGTTCGATCAACAACCGGTCGAAGCACAAGCGATGGTCTCGGCGTGTCTTGAAGCGTACCGCCTCACCGGCGACACACGTTGGCGTAACGAAGCCCGCCGCGGCTTTGAATGGTTCCTGGGTCGCAATGATCTCAACCTGCCCATCTATGACCCGACCACAGGGGGGTGCCGCGACGGGCTGCATCCGGATCGCGCAAACGAAAACCAGGGCGCGGAATCTACGCTCGCTTTTCTGCAATCCTTGTTGGAACTCCGCTTGGCGGAGAATACACTTTTAGCCGTGGAGGCACGAACATAA
- a CDS encoding glycosidase — MSDQHTELFFRHPSNPILTARDWHYPVHTVFNPGATLLPDGTTLLLCRVEDRRGLSHLCVARSANGVDGWEIDSQPTLSPDPDHFPEELWGIEDPRITFVPELKKYAVVYTAYTRDGPGVSLAFTEDFHHFERYGVIMSPEDKDAAMLPHRIGGNWALIHRPVSAPRVHMWISYSPDLRHWGNHKMMLESRLGAWWDANKIGLSSPPIETPEGWLVIYHGVRRTAAGSIYRLGLALFDLNEPDQCLKRGNEWVFGPEEPYEVRGDVDNVVFPCGYTIAPNGDTINLYYGAADTSIALATGSIRGMLAWLDKH; from the coding sequence ATGAGCGATCAACACACCGAACTTTTTTTTCGTCATCCATCCAATCCAATTTTGACCGCGCGCGATTGGCATTATCCCGTCCATACCGTGTTTAATCCCGGCGCGACGTTGCTACCCGACGGAACCACCCTGCTCTTGTGCCGCGTCGAAGATCGGCGCGGGCTTTCGCACTTGTGTGTGGCGCGCTCCGCCAATGGCGTAGACGGTTGGGAGATTGATTCTCAGCCGACGCTATCACCGGATCCCGATCATTTTCCGGAAGAGCTCTGGGGGATTGAAGACCCGCGGATCACCTTTGTTCCCGAGTTAAAAAAATACGCCGTCGTCTATACCGCGTACACGCGCGACGGACCGGGCGTGTCCCTGGCGTTCACGGAAGATTTCCACCACTTTGAGCGATATGGCGTGATCATGTCGCCGGAAGATAAAGACGCGGCGATGTTGCCTCATCGCATTGGCGGCAATTGGGCTTTGATCCATCGCCCGGTCAGCGCACCTCGCGTGCACATGTGGATTTCCTACTCACCTGACCTGAGGCACTGGGGTAACCACAAAATGATGCTCGAGTCTCGGCTGGGTGCGTGGTGGGATGCGAATAAAATCGGACTCTCCTCGCCGCCAATCGAAACGCCAGAGGGGTGGCTGGTGATTTACCACGGCGTGCGCCGGACTGCGGCTGGCTCGATCTATCGGCTGGGACTCGCACTATTTGATTTGAATGAACCCGACCAATGTCTAAAACGCGGTAACGAGTGGGTGTTCGGACCGGAAGAACCCTACGAGGTACGCGGCGATGTGGACAACGTCGTCTTCCCGTGCGGCTACACTATTGCCCCCAATGGCGACACCATCAATCTTTATTACGGCGCGGCGGATACGAGCATCGCCCTCGCGACCGGGAGTATTCGTGGGATGCTCGCGTGGCTTGACAAACACTAG